In a single window of the Raphanus sativus cultivar WK10039 chromosome 9, ASM80110v3, whole genome shotgun sequence genome:
- the LOC108827768 gene encoding RING-H2 finger protein ATL3 produces the protein MDGDGSAHSSLFGDLTTEEVTSKIILTAVIVLFMAVLFVLILHLYAKLYWWRIDHLQQQLQQQEQEEDEPSSIAPPVVLTRRQRRRFIFAPGQQDALPNTGGLTPFELSSLPVVFFRQDTCKEGLECAICLSELVKGDKARLLPECKHSFHVECIDMWFQSHSTCPICRNAVLGTDQASSKGIIEQVPENVSSSDALSQISTSSSDFPTNVLVWGRQDQVSTRNTNVGSQQEEGNGNNAASQSHDALVLDINDSATRSQNVPSSSSSSMRFIAEEEEPKSPMTTRLRSLRRFLSRDKRVSCSNSNSNAAAASSSSVDP, from the coding sequence ATGGACGGTGATGGATCTGCTCATAGCTCATTGTTCGGAGACTTAACAACGGAAGAGGTCACAAGCAAGATCATTCTCACAGCAGTCATTGTTCTGTTCATGGCGGTTCTCTTCGTCCTTATCCTCCACCTCTACGCCAAGCTCTACTGGTGGCGAATAGATCACCTCCAGCAGCAGCTGCAGCAacaagagcaagaagaagacGAACCATCATCCATTGCTCCACCGGTGGTACTCACTCGCCGCCAGCGACGTCGTTTTATCTTCGCCCCGGGGCAGCAAGACGCTTTACCCAACACTGGAGGGCTTACCCCTTTCGAGCTCAGCTCGTTGCCTGTTGTCTTTTTCAGACAAGACACTTGCAAAGAAGGTTTGGAGTGTGCTATCTGCTTGTCTGAGCTCGTCAAAGGAGACAAAGCTAGGCTGCTTCCAGAGTGTAAACACAGCTTCCATGTTGAGTGTATTGACATGTGGTTTCAGTCTCATTCAACTTGTCCCATCTGCAGAAACGCTGTTCTTGGCACTGACCAAGCTAGCTCAAAGGGGATTATTGAACAAGTTCCTGAGAATGTATCATCATCAGATGCTTTGTCTCAAATTTCAACTTCGTCTTCGGACTTCCCCACCAATGTCTTGGTATGGGGTCGCCAAGATCAGGTTAGTACCAGAAACACCAATGTTGGGTCTCAACAAGAAGAGGGTAATGGTAATAATGCTGCTTCTCAGAGTCATGATGCTCTTGTTCTTGATATCAATGATTCTGCAACTAGAAGTCAAAATGTGccgtcgtcatcatcatcatcaatgaGGTTTATTGCTGAAGAGGAAGAGCCAAAGTCTCCAATGACAACCAGGTTGAGGTCTTTAAGGAGGTTTCTGAGCAGAGACAAGAGAGTCTCTTGTAGTAATAGTAACTCcaatgctgctgctgcttcttcttcttctgttgatCCTTGA
- the LOC108827765 gene encoding pumilio homolog 23, translating into MGQREKSRNNHSSRKKGMGKKDQKGGRGFDGDRNKRNQSGGEANVKAASKKQSEFEHQNQFVRKEIDPETSKYFSEIANLFDSNGVDLEERSCICGNALEETRGREYEIATDYIISHVLQTLLEGCELDQLCSFLRNSASVFPAIAMDKSGSHVAESALKSLATHLDNPDSYSVIEEVLHSICKVIVDKPLEMICNCYGSHVLRALLSLCKGVSVDPPELRGAKSSKALAKRLNLKTSSHSDENNLQSSHQGFPDVFSYLLSGIVNCSREDMKYLQVDQYSSLVLQTALSLMLKQDDELLEVIPLVLGCNSSNGEEEGVHIETDVAKDILESMKDNSFSHLMEVILEVAPESLYNELFNKVFKDSLYDLSLDRSANFVIQALISHAKNQEQMSVIWEELGPRFKDLLEQGKSGVVAFLLATSQRLQSHEHKCCEALADALCSKNETRIFIAQRLLFLDNYFYSQDKSDWEWAPGAKMHLMGCLILQEIFKFSSELIQPYITSLTSMKPEHIIETAKDSSGARVIEAFLASNAAAKQKRRLIIKLRGHFGELSLHTSGSFIVEKCFDACNVALREVIAAELLDVKADLSKTKQGFLLRKLDIDGYAYRPEQWKSRQEAKQSTYNEFCSAFGSSKSNFPKNTFVSDACEDASEDLEVKNTRKESDNRPTTSGVKRHREEHARDTNVSSAGGKGTKQKKSKTSEATDKPATKKKPFLSGEMIGKNRHSNKFRF; encoded by the exons ATGGGTCAACGGGAAAAGTCTAGGAACAACCACAGTTCCAGGAAGAAAGGAATGGGTAAGAAGGACCAGAAAGGTGGTCGTGGGTTTGATGGAGATAGAAACAAGAGGAACCAATCCGGTGGTGAAGCCAATGTAAAAGCAGCGTCCAAGAAACAATCCGAATTCGAACATCAGAATCAGTTTGTCAG GAAAGAGATTGATCCAGAAACCTCAAAGTACTTCTCTGAGATTGCCAATCTCTTTGATAGTAATGGAGTTGATTTAGAGGAACGTTCTTGCATATGCGGAAACGCACTTGAGGAGACAAGAGGGAGGGAGTATGAAATCGCAACTGATTATATCATAAGTCATGTCTTGCAAACTCTGCTTGAAGGATGTGAGCTTGATCAGCTTTGCAGTTTCCTGCGAAACTCTGCTTCTGTGTTCCCAGCCATTGCGATGGATAAATCTGGCTCTCATGTTGCAGAGTCAGCTCTCAAATCATTGGCCACACATCTGGATAACCCTGATTCATATTCTGTTATTGAGGAGGTTTTGCATTCCATATGCAAG GTGATTGTGGATAAACCTCTTGAAATGATATGCAACTGCTATGGTTCTCATGTTCTCCGAGCGCTTCTTAGTCTTTGCAAAGGAGTCTCTGTGGATCCCCCTGAACTTCGTGGCGCAAAATCATCAAAAGCTCTGGCGAAACGTTTGAATTTGAAGACGTCTTCTCATTCAGATGAGAATAATCTTCAATCCTCTCATCAAGGGTTTCCAGATGTTTTTAGTTACCTATTATCAGGGATTGTAAACTGTAGCAGAGAGGACATGAAATATCTCCAAGTCGATCAATATAGCAGTCTGGTCCTACAG ACTGCTCTCAGTCTAATGCTGAAACAAGACGATGAGTTGCTTGAAGTCATTCCTCTTGTTCTGGGCTGCAACTCTTCAAATGGAGAAGAAGAGGGGGTTCATATAGAGACTGATGTTGCCAAGGACATTTTAGAGTCAATGAAGGATAATTCATTCAGTCATTTGATGGAG GTGATTTTGGAAGTGGCTCCTGAAAGTTTGTACAACGAATTGTTCAACAAAGTTTTCAAGGATTCGTTATATGATCTCTCTCTTGATCGATCTGCAAATTTTGTTATTCAAGCTTTGATCTCCCATGCAAAAAACCAAGAGCAG ATGAGTGTGATATGGGAAGAATTAGGTCCAAGATTCAAGGATCTTCTTGAACAAGGGAAGTCAGGTGTTGTGGCTTTTCTGCTAGCAACTAGCCAAAGGCTTCAAAGTCATGAACATAAG TGTTGTGAGGCCCTTGCTGATGCACTATGCTCCAAAAACGAGACACGTATCTTCATTGCTCAGCGGTTGTTGTTTCTTGATAACTACTTTTATTCTCAAGATAAATCTGATTGGGAGTGGGCGCCTGGTGCAAAGATGCATCTCATGGGTTGTTTGATCCTTCAGGAGATTTTCAAGTTTTCTAGC GAACTTATACAGCCATACATAACAAGCTTAACTTCTATGAAACCTGAGCATATCATTGAAACAGCAAAAGATTCCAGCGGAGCACGAGTTATCGAGGCCTTTCTTGCCTCAAATGCTGCTGCAAAGCAGAAGCGTAGACTTATTATAAA GTTACGTGGACATTTTGGCGAGCTCTCATTACACACATCGGGCTCATTCATTGTTGAGAAGTGCTTCGATGCATGTAACGTGGCACTAAGGGAAGTCATAGCAGCTGAATTGTTGGATGTGAAAGCTGATCTCTCAAAAACAAAGCAAGGGTTTCTGCTTAGGAAGCTCGATATCGATGG TTATGCCTACAGACCCGAACAGTGGAAATCAAGACAAGAAGCCAAGCAATCCACATATAACGAATTTTGTTCTGCATTTGGGTCCAGCAAATCAAACTTTCCAAAGAACACCTTTGTTTCTGACGCATGTGAGGATGCATCTGAGGACTTAGAAGTAAAGAACACAAGGAAAGAGAGTGACAATCGTCCTACTACTTCGGGGGTTAAGCGCCACCGAGAAGAACATGCTAGGGATACAAATGTATCTTCTGCAGGTGGCAAAGGGACGAAGCAGAAGAAGAGCAAAACTAGTGAAGCAACAGATAAACCAGCTACCAAGAAAAAACCTTTCCTTTCTGGCGAGATGATTGGAAAGAATCGGCACtcaaataaatttagattttga
- the LOC130500436 gene encoding uncharacterized protein LOC130500436, whose amino-acid sequence MKRSHTPGSISAALILLLLVLYSSKNHVECRQMVPASMDVASSKTVRDLNINKEMKEDSLRGEKDSFRRIPRSGSSPIQNRKGPLTYARGSTNQQITATKP is encoded by the exons ATGAAGAGATCCCATACACCTGGTTCGATTTCAGCAGCTCTGATTCTGCTACTTCTAGTTTTGTATAGCAGCAAGAATCACGTAGAGTGTCGTCAGATGGTGCCAGCTTCCATGGATGTAGCTTCAAGTAAAACTGTAAGAGATTTGAACATAAACAAGGAGATGAAGGAGGATTCTCTGAGAGGTGAAAAAGACAGTTTCCGAAGAATCCCAAGGAGCGGCTCCAGCCCTATACAGAACAG GAAAGGTCCCTTAACATATGCACGAGGAAGTACAAACCAGCAGATCACAGCAACAAAACCatag
- the LOC108828064 gene encoding tyrosine-sulfated glycopeptide receptor 1, with protein MIDEKMRSTKSICLLVRPVPMFLSLLIYVISISVFLLTVSEAVCNLQDRDSLLLFSTNVSSQVSPLHWNSSTDCCSWEGISCDDSQENRVTSILLPSRGLSGNLPSSVLDLPRLSRLDLSHNRLSGPLPQGFFSVLDQLTVLDLSYNIFNGELPLEANGSSRNFPIQTFNLSSNLLQGQILSGSVFLQGAFNLTTFNVSNNSFTGPIPSFMCTTSPQLTKLDFSYNKFSGDISGGLGRCLRLNSLRAGFNNLSGEIPKEVYNLSELEELSLPVNHLSGRIDDGITRLTKLTLLELYFNHLQGDIPKDIGRLINLRSLRLHINNLTGSVPVSLANCTKLEKLNLRVNRLGGTLSVDFSRFQSLSILDLGNNSFTGDFPSTVYSCRNMTAMRFAGNKLTGQISPQVLELKSLSFFTFSDNNMTNITGALSILQGCKNLSTLIIAKNFYDETIPSNEDFLASGAFPKLQIFGTGGSRLRGEIPAWLIKLKSVELMDLSQNRFVGSIPGWLGTLPNLFYLDLSYNLLTGELPKELFQLRALMSQKVYDATERTYLELPVFVTPNNITSNQQYNQLSSIPPAIYIRRNNLTGSIPVEAGQLKVLLHLELWGNKFSGSIPDELSNLTSLERLDLSNNNLSGRIPWSLTGLHFMSYFNVANNTLSGPIPTGSQFDTFPKSYFEGNPLLCGGVLQVSCTVATQPYTNNQKVNTTVVLGLVIGIFFGVSLILVMLALWVMSKRRVNPGDTENAEMEINSNASYSEVPPGSEKDISLVLLFGNSRYEVKDLTIFELLKATDNFSQANIIGCGGFGLVYKAVLDNGTKLAVKKLTGDYGLMEKEFKAEVEVLSRAKHENLVALQGYCVHDSARILIYSFMENGSLDYWLHENPDGPAQLDWPKRLHIMRGASCGLAYMHQICEPHIVHRDIKSSNILLDGSFKAYLADFGLSRLILPYRTHVTTELVGTLGYIPPEYGQAWVATLRGDVYSFGVVMLELLTGKRPMEVFRPKMTREIVAWVNQMRREEKPEEVFDPLLRESGGHEREMLRVLDIACMCVNQNPMKRPVIQQVVDWLNDVDAGNTNQSNREETEEEETK; from the coding sequence ATGATTGACGAGAAGATGAGATCTACTAAATCCATTTGTCTccttgtgagaccagtaccCATGTTTCTCTCCCTCCTTATTTACGTTATTTCCATCTCTGTCTTCCTCCTTACAGTATCAGAAGCTGTCTGTAATCTCCAAGATAGAGATTCTCTCCTTTTGTTCTCCACCAACGTATCATCTCAAGTCTCTCCTTTGCATTGGAACTCATCCACTGATTGTTGCTCCTGGGAAGGAATCTCTTGCGATGATTCTCAAGAAAATCGAGTCACTTCGATTCTTTTGCCCTCTAGAGGACTCTCAGGCAATCTCCCGTCCTCTGTTTTGGATCTCCCTCGTCTCTCTCGTCTCGACCTTTCTCATAACCGTCTCTCTGGTCCTCTCCCACAAGGCTTCTTCTCTGTTCTTGATCAGCTCACGGTTCTTGATCTTAGTTACAACATCTTCAACGGTGAGTTACCACTCGAAGCCAATGGAAGCAGCAGAAACTTTCCAATCCAGACCTTTAATCTCTCCAGCAATCTTCTTCAAGGCCAAATCTTAAGCGGTTCTGTTTTCCTACAAGGTGCTTTTAATCTCACCACTTTCAACGTCAGCAACAACAGCTTCACCGGTCCAATCCCTTCCTTCATGTGCACCACTTCACCGCAGCTCACCAAACTGGACTTCTCTTATAACAAATTCTCGGGCGATATCTCTGGAGGGTTAGGCAGATGTCTGAGGCTAAATTCTCTTCGAGCAGGCTTCAACAATCTATCTGGTGAAATCCCAAAAGAAGTTTACAATCTTTCTGAGCTCGAGGAACTCTCTTTACCAGTCAACCATCTTTCAGGGAGGATCGATGATGGGATTACTCGTCTCACTAAACTGACACTGCTTGAGCTTTACTTCAATCACCTCCAAGGAGATATACCAAAGGATATTGGTAGACTAATCAATCTGCGCAGCCTCAGGCTCCATATCAATAACCTCACAGGTTCTGTTCCAGTTTCTCTCGCCAACTGCACCAAACTCGAGAAGTTGAATCTAAGGGTTAACCGGCTGGGAGGAACCTTATCGGTAGACTTTTCCAGGTTTCAGAGCCTCAGCATTCTGGACCTCGGAAACAATAGCTTCACCGGTGACTTCCCCTCTACGGTTTACTCCTGCAGAAACATGACGGCGATGAGGTTTGCAGGCAACAAGTTAACTGGACAGATATCTCCACAAGTACTGGAACTGAAGTCTCTGTCGTTCTTTACATTCTCAGACAATAACATGACGAACATCACAGGTGCTCTCAGTATTCTGCAAGGCTGCAAGAATCTGTCTACTCTCATCATTGCAAAGAACTTTTATGACGAAACAATACCAAGCAACGAGGATTTTCTTGCGTCAGGTGCATTTCCAAAGCTCCAAATCTTTGGTACCGGTGGATCTAGATTGAGAGGTGAAATACCAGCTTGGCTGATCAAGCTCAAGAGCGTAGAGCTTATGGACCTGTCACAAAATCGATTCGTGGGGTCGATTCCTGGTTGGCTAGGAACTCTTCCAAACCTTTTTTACTTGGATCTATCTTATAACCTTCTTACAGGAGAGCTTCCCAAGGAACTGTTTCAGCTGAGAGCACTCATGTCTCAAAAGGTATACGATGCAACAGAGAGGACCTATCTAGAGCTACCTGTTTTTGTAACGCCCAATAATATCACCAGCAATCAGCAATACAATCAGCTTTCCAGCATCCCACCTGCGATATACATCAGAAGGAATAACCTGACCGGGAGTATACCGGTCGAGGCCGGACAGCTAAAGGTTCTCTTGCACCTCGAGCTTTGGGGTAATAAGTTTTCAGGTAGCATCCCAGATGAATTGTCAAACCTCACAAGCTTAGAGAGGCTGGACCTGTCCAACAACAATCTATCTGGTAGAATCCCTTGGTCGCTCACAGGACTCCATTTCATGTCATATTTCAATGTTGCAAACAATACTCTCAGTGGGCCGATACCTACAGGGAGTCAGTTCGACACTTTCCCAAAATCATATTTTGAAGGAAACCCTTTGCTGTGTGGCGGCGTACTGCAAGTCTCCTGCACGGTTGCAACTCAGCCATATACAAACAACCAAAAGGTGAACACAACGGTTGTTTTGGGGCTTGTCATTGGGATCTTTTTCGGCGTCAGTTTGATTCTGGTGATGCTGGCTTTGTGGGTGATGTCCAAGAGGAGAGTAAACCCAGGAGACACTGAGAACGCCGAAATGGAGATAAATTCCAATGCCTCGTATTCCGAAGTTCCTCCAGGTTCGGAGAAAGACATAAGCCTCGTCCTGCTGTTTGGAAACAGTAGATATGAGGTTAAAGACCTGACCATATTTGAGCTCCTCAAAGCTACCGACAACTTCAGTCAAGCTAATATCATCGGCTGCGGAGGGTTTGGTCTTGTCTACAAGGCTGTCTTGGACAATGGGACGAAACTGGCGGTTAAGAAACTCACCGGAGACTATGGTCTGATGGAGAAAGAGTTCAAGGCAGAGGTAGAAGTTCTGTCAAGAGCCAAACATGAAAACCTGGTCGCTCTACAAGGCTACTGCGTCCATGATAGTGCCCGGATACTTATCTACTCGTTCATGGAAAACGGAAGCCTTGATTATTGGCTTCATGAGAATCCAGACGGTCCAGCTCAACTGGATTGGCCTAAAAGACTTCACATTATGAGAGGAGCAAGCTGTGGACTAGCATACATGCACCAGATATGCGAACCACACATAGTACACCGAGACATCAAGTCCAGCAACATCCTTTTGGACGGAAGTTTCAAGGCCTACCTCGCGGACTTCGGCTTGTCAAGACTCATCCTTCCATACCGCACCCACGTTACAACAGAGCTTGTGGGGACGTTGGGTTACATCCCCCCGGAGTATGGACAAGCATGGGTAGCCACTCTGAGAGGCGACGTGTACAGTTTCGGCGTCGTGATGCTGGAGCTTCTCACGGGGAAAAGACCAATGGAGGTATTCAGACCAAAGATGACGAGAGAAATAGTGGCGTGGGTGAATCAAATGAGGAGGGAAGAGAAACCAGAGGAGGTGTTTGATCCGTTGCTGAGAGAGAGTGGTGGTCACGAAAGAGAGATGCTTCGTGTGCTTGACATAGCCTGCATGTGTGTGAACCAAAACCCAATGAAGAGACCAGTCATACAGCAAGTTGTGGACTGGCTTAACGATGTTGACGCGGGGAACACAAACCAAAGTAACAGAGAAGAAACCGAAGAAGAAGAGACGAAGTAA
- the LOC108823772 gene encoding LOW QUALITY PROTEIN: endoplasmic reticulum oxidoreductin-1 (The sequence of the model RefSeq protein was modified relative to this genomic sequence to represent the inferred CDS: inserted 2 bases in 2 codons): MGKGAIKEEESERKRQTWQWPLVALVVVLLAVAVSSRTASNAGFFFTDRNSCSCSLQGSGKYKGIVEDCCCDYETVDNLNSEVLNPLLQDLVATPFFRYFKVKLWCDCPFWPDDGMCRLRDCSVCECPENEFPEPFKRPYNIAGLPSDNLICQEGKPQAAVDRTIDNIAFRGWVETNNPWTHEDDTDNGEMSYVNLQLNPERYTGYTGPSARRIWDSIYSENCPKYSSGETCPEKKVLYKLISGLHSSISMHIAGDYLLDESRNLWGQNIELMYDRILRHPDRVRNMYFTYLFVLRAVTKATAYLEQAEYDTGNHAEDLKTQSLIKQLLYSPKLQTACPVPFDEAKLWQGQGGPELKQQIQKQFRNISALMDCVGCEKCRLWGKLQVXGLGTALKILFSXGNQDKEGDQTLQLQRNEVIALVNLLNRLSESVKMVHEMGPDVERLMEDQIAKTSARPGRLRRVLDLAFSFW, translated from the exons ATGGGAAAAGGCgcaatcaaagaagaagaaagcgaaAGGAAGAGACAAACATGGCaatggccgttggtggctttggtCGTTGTCTTATTAGCAGTTGCTGTCAGCTCTAGGACCGCTTCTAATGCCGGTTTCTTCTTCACCGATCGTAACTCTTGCAGCTGCTCACTTCAG GGAAGTGGTAAATACAAAGGTATAGTTGAGGACTGTTGCTGTGATTACGAAACGGTGGACAATCTCAACAGTGAGGTTTTGAATCCTTTGCTTCAAGATCTCGTCGCTACTCCGTTCTTCCGTTACTTCAAGGTCAAACTGTGGTGTGATTGCCCGTTCTGGCCAGACGATGGGATGTGTCGTCTGCGTGATTGCAGTGTCTGTGAATGTCCAGAGAACGAGTTCCCTGAGCCGTTTAAAAGGCCATACAATATTGCAGGTCTTCCTTCAGATAATCTGATTTGTCAAGAGGGGAAGCCTCAAGCTGCTGTTGACCGCACTATAGATAACATAGCATTTAGAGGTTGGGTCGAGACTAATAACCCATGGACGCATGAGGATGACACAGATAACG GTGAGATGAGTTATGTAAATCTTCAATTAAACCCGGAGAGGTATACTGGTTACACTGGACCATCTGCTAGAAGGATTTGGGACTCTATATACTCAGAGAACTGCCCAAAAT ATTCATCTGGAGAGACATGTCCAGAGAAAAAGGTTTTGTACAAACTGATATCAGGTCTTCATTCTTCAATCTCCATGCACATAGCTGGTGATTATCTTCTTGATGAGTCACGCAACCTGTGGGGACAGAACATCGAGCTGATGTATGATCGTATCCTGAGGCATCCGGACCGTGTCAGAAACATGTACTTCACGTACCTCTTTGTGCTACGTGCTGTAACTAAAG CAACAGCGTACTTGGAGCAAGCGGAGTATGACACAGGGAACCATGCGGAAGATCTGAAAACACAGTCCTTGATTAAACAATTGTTGTACAGTCCGAAACTCCAAACAGCATGTCCTGTTCCGTTTGATGAAGCTAAGCTCTGGCAAGGCCAAGGTGGACCTGAACTCAAACAGCAGATTCAGAAACAATTCAGGAACATAAG TGCACTGATGGATTGTGTAGGTTGTGAAAAGTGCCGGCTTTGGGGGAAGCTTCAGG CAGGTTTAGGGACAGCGTTGAAAATACTTTTCT GTGGGAATCAAGACAAGGAGGGTGACCAAACG CTGCAACTGCAACGAAATGAAGTGATTGCACTGGTGAACCTGCTCAACCGTCTCTCTGAGTCAGTTAAAATGGTTCACGAAATGGGACCTGACGTGGAGAGGCTAATGGAGGATCAGATAGCTAAGACTTCAGCTAGACCTGGTAGATTAAGAAGAGTATTGGATCTAGCTTTCTCCTTCTGGTGA